A single genomic interval of Bacillus smithii harbors:
- a CDS encoding phosphoadenylyl-sulfate reductase, giving the protein MSGIERRGILSELFTFDTWDHYQLPEFDEKSETKGALEVLEWAYDHYGEKIVYSCSFGIEGSVLVDLIYKINPKATVVFLDTGLHFQETYETIDKARERYPELNIVMQKPELTLQQQSEQYGEELWKKDPNLCCHLRKIVPLKSVLEPVEAWISGLRREQSETRKHTNYINLDKKFGKIKICPLIHWTWKEIWRYAYNEELPYHPLHDQGYPSIGCQPCTSPVFDLEDLRAGRWKGTGKTECGLHLPS; this is encoded by the coding sequence ATGAGTGGTATAGAAAGAAGGGGTATTTTGAGCGAATTATTTACGTTTGACACGTGGGATCATTATCAACTACCGGAATTTGATGAAAAGAGTGAAACAAAAGGGGCATTAGAAGTTCTGGAATGGGCCTATGACCATTATGGAGAAAAAATTGTCTATTCGTGCAGTTTTGGAATAGAAGGAAGTGTACTTGTGGACTTGATTTATAAAATCAATCCAAAAGCGACCGTCGTTTTCTTAGACACAGGACTGCACTTTCAAGAAACATACGAAACCATTGATAAAGCGAGAGAACGTTATCCGGAACTGAACATCGTCATGCAAAAGCCGGAATTAACGCTGCAGCAGCAAAGCGAACAATACGGTGAAGAATTATGGAAAAAAGATCCGAATTTGTGCTGCCATCTACGCAAAATTGTTCCGCTAAAAAGTGTTCTCGAACCTGTTGAAGCATGGATCTCAGGCTTGAGAAGGGAACAATCAGAAACAAGAAAACACACGAATTACATAAACCTTGATAAAAAGTTTGGCAAAATTAAAATTTGTCCATTAATTCATTGGACGTGGAAAGAAATTTGGCGGTATGCGTATAATGAAGAACTGCCTTACCATCCTTTGCACGATCAAGGATATCCAAGCATCGGATGCCAGCCTTGCACCTCTCCTGTATTTGATTTAGAGGATTTACGGGCCGGAAGATGGAAAGGCACCGGAAAAACGGAATGCGGTTTACATCTGCCCTCTTAA
- the parC gene encoding DNA topoisomerase IV subunit A has translation MAMEERFQDLPLEEVLGDRFGRYSKYIIQDRALPDARDGLKPVQRRILYAMLVDGNTHDKAFRKSAKTVGNVIGNYHPHGDSSVYEAMVRMSQDWKLRNLLIEMQGNNGSIDGDPPAAMRYTEARLSAIASELLRDIDKKTVDFVPNFDDTAYEPTVLPARFPNLLVNGSTGISAGYATEIPPHHLGEIIDGVIMRMDQPDCTVDDLMKVIKGPDFPTGGIIQGIDGIKKAYETGKGKIVIRGKTEIETIRGGRKQIVVTEIPFDVNKANLVKRIEEFRIDKKVEGIAEVRDETDRTGMRIVIELKKEANAEGILNYLYKNSDLQIAYHFNMVAIHERRPKLMSLPALLDAYIAHQKEVVTNRSKYDLQKAKERQHIVEGLIKALSILDEVIAVIRGSKDKKDAKLNLMNRFEFSEPQAEAIVSLQLYRLTNTDVTALQKEAEDLKKKIAELTAILESEKKLLSVIKKELIEMKKRYGDERRTTIEKEIEEIKINPEVTVAIEDVMVTVTKEGYIKRTSLRSYSASSGADLAMKDSDRLLFQAELSTTDVLLLFTNKGNYLYIPVHELPDIRWKEMGQHIANLIAIGKDEKIIQAIAVQNFEEKGYLLFFTKNGMTKKSELSQYKAQRYSRPLVAINLKDNDEVIDVFLTNGQMDVFIATRLGYGLWFEEEEINTVGPRAAGVKGINLKEDDYVVRGKVFVRGEQPYIFVATQRGAVKKMKLNEMEKMSRAKRGLVLLRELKSHPHRIAYLDLTDNDSIVYLRTEKGVVETVSLSGLRENDRYSNGNFAIDESESGTVIEGWTEKPSGTE, from the coding sequence ATGGCAATGGAAGAACGTTTTCAAGATTTACCACTTGAGGAAGTGTTGGGCGACCGTTTTGGCCGGTACAGCAAATACATCATTCAAGATCGGGCGCTGCCGGATGCCCGCGATGGTTTAAAGCCTGTACAAAGGCGCATATTGTACGCAATGCTGGTCGATGGCAATACTCATGACAAAGCTTTTCGAAAATCTGCTAAAACGGTAGGTAATGTCATTGGCAATTACCACCCGCACGGTGATTCCTCTGTTTACGAAGCCATGGTCAGGATGAGCCAAGACTGGAAATTGCGGAACCTGCTGATCGAAATGCAAGGAAACAACGGAAGCATCGACGGCGACCCTCCGGCTGCAATGCGTTATACAGAAGCGAGACTGTCCGCGATCGCATCAGAGCTGCTGAGGGACATTGATAAAAAAACAGTTGATTTTGTGCCTAATTTTGATGATACCGCATATGAACCGACCGTCCTCCCGGCAAGATTTCCAAATTTGCTTGTGAACGGTTCTACGGGTATTTCGGCTGGATATGCGACGGAAATACCGCCTCATCATTTAGGAGAAATTATTGACGGTGTCATTATGCGAATGGATCAACCTGATTGCACCGTAGACGATTTGATGAAGGTCATTAAGGGTCCTGATTTCCCGACCGGGGGCATTATACAAGGAATTGACGGAATCAAAAAAGCATATGAAACAGGAAAAGGAAAAATTGTGATACGCGGTAAAACGGAAATAGAAACGATTCGCGGCGGGCGCAAACAAATTGTGGTAACTGAAATTCCGTTTGATGTCAATAAAGCGAATCTTGTCAAACGGATTGAAGAGTTTCGTATTGACAAAAAAGTGGAAGGAATCGCCGAAGTCCGGGATGAAACCGATCGAACGGGCATGCGGATCGTCATTGAATTGAAAAAAGAAGCAAATGCAGAAGGAATTCTGAACTATTTGTATAAAAATAGCGATCTGCAAATTGCGTACCACTTCAACATGGTGGCGATTCATGAGCGCCGGCCGAAACTGATGAGTTTGCCTGCCCTGTTGGACGCTTATATCGCCCATCAAAAAGAAGTGGTCACGAACCGTTCAAAATACGATTTGCAAAAAGCGAAGGAAAGACAACATATTGTAGAAGGATTAATCAAAGCGCTGTCCATACTCGATGAAGTGATTGCGGTGATTAGAGGATCCAAAGACAAAAAAGACGCAAAGCTGAATTTAATGAATCGATTTGAATTCTCTGAACCGCAAGCAGAAGCGATCGTTTCCCTTCAACTGTACCGCCTTACCAATACGGATGTCACTGCTTTGCAAAAAGAAGCGGAAGATTTGAAAAAGAAAATCGCTGAATTGACGGCCATATTGGAAAGCGAAAAGAAACTATTGTCCGTTATTAAAAAGGAATTAATCGAAATGAAAAAGCGGTATGGGGATGAAAGACGGACGACCATTGAAAAAGAAATAGAAGAAATAAAAATCAATCCTGAAGTGACCGTTGCTATTGAAGACGTCATGGTAACCGTTACGAAAGAAGGATATATTAAGAGAACAAGTCTTCGTTCCTACTCGGCTTCAAGCGGTGCCGATTTGGCGATGAAAGATTCAGATCGGTTGCTGTTCCAAGCGGAATTGAGCACCACCGATGTGCTGCTATTGTTCACTAACAAAGGGAATTATTTGTATATTCCTGTACACGAATTGCCTGATATTCGCTGGAAAGAAATGGGGCAGCATATTGCCAACCTGATCGCCATAGGAAAAGACGAAAAGATCATTCAAGCCATTGCGGTCCAAAATTTTGAGGAAAAGGGCTATCTTCTCTTTTTCACGAAAAACGGCATGACCAAAAAATCTGAACTGTCTCAGTATAAAGCACAGCGCTATTCACGTCCGCTTGTGGCCATTAATTTAAAAGATAATGATGAAGTAATCGATGTGTTTTTAACAAACGGCCAAATGGATGTGTTCATTGCTACAAGGTTGGGATATGGGCTATGGTTTGAAGAAGAAGAAATTAATACCGTAGGACCAAGAGCGGCCGGAGTAAAAGGCATCAATTTAAAAGAAGATGATTATGTGGTCAGAGGAAAAGTATTCGTCCGAGGAGAACAGCCTTATATTTTTGTGGCAACCCAGCGCGGAGCTGTGAAAAAAATGAAATTGAATGAAATGGAAAAAATGTCCAGAGCTAAACGGGGTCTTGTTTTATTAAGAGAATTAAAATCCCATCCGCACCGAATTGCGTATTTAGATCTCACCGACAATGACTCCATCGTTTATTTGCGAACGGAAAAAGGAGTCGTAGAAACGGTTTCCCTTTCCGGATTAAGAGAGAATGACCGCTACTCAAATGGCAATTTTGCCATTGACGAATCAGAAAGCGGTACAGTCATAGAAGGATGGACAGAAAAACCGTCCGGTACAGAGTAA
- the parE gene encoding DNA topoisomerase IV subunit B — MANKKNQMEYNEDAIQVLEGLEAVRKRPGMYIGSTDSKGLHHLVYEIVDNAVDEALSGYGDEIRVVIHKDNSVSVEDFGRGMPTGMHKLGKPTPEVILTVLHAGGKFGQGGYKTSGGLHGVGASVVNALSEWLIVTIQRDGFIYEQRFRNGGKPETTLEKIGKTTKTGTKIHFKPDPTIFSTVVFNYEILCERLRESAFLLKGLKIDIRDERYNQHDTFYFENGIEAFVEYLNEDKEPLHPVAFFEGKQNGIEVEFAFQFHDGFSENVLSFVNNVRTKDGGTHEAGAKTAMTRVFNDYARKVNLLKEKDKNLEGSDVREGLSAVISVRIPEELLQFEGQTKGKLGTSEARSAVDAVVSEQLSYFLEENPDISSLLIKKAIKASQAREAARKAREEARNGKKRKKSDSMLSGKLTPAQSRNPNRNELYLVEGDSAGGSAKQGRDRRFQAVLPLRGKVINTEKAKLQDIFKNEEINTIIHAIGAGVGPDFSVEDSNYDKVIIMTDADTDGAHIQVLLLTFFYRYMRPLIEAGKVFIALPPLYKVSKGTGKKEIVEYAWTEKELQAAIKKVGKGYMIQRYKGLGEMNADQLWETTMNPETRTLVRVRIDDAARAERRVTTLMGDKVEPRRKWIENHVAFGLEEDVSLLENENLSHREEVE, encoded by the coding sequence GTGGCAAATAAGAAGAACCAAATGGAATATAACGAGGATGCGATTCAAGTATTAGAAGGTTTGGAAGCGGTTCGAAAAAGGCCAGGAATGTACATCGGATCAACCGATTCGAAAGGATTGCATCACTTGGTGTATGAAATTGTCGACAATGCGGTGGATGAAGCATTGTCTGGCTATGGTGATGAAATTAGAGTCGTTATACATAAAGACAATTCGGTTAGTGTGGAAGATTTCGGTCGTGGAATGCCGACTGGAATGCATAAACTTGGAAAGCCGACTCCCGAAGTCATTCTCACGGTGCTTCACGCCGGGGGGAAATTCGGACAAGGCGGCTACAAAACAAGCGGCGGTTTGCATGGGGTTGGCGCTTCCGTGGTCAATGCCTTATCGGAATGGCTGATTGTGACTATTCAGCGAGACGGATTCATTTATGAACAACGCTTTCGAAATGGCGGAAAACCGGAAACGACTTTAGAAAAAATCGGAAAAACGACGAAAACAGGAACAAAAATCCACTTTAAACCGGATCCGACTATATTTAGTACGGTTGTGTTCAATTATGAAATCTTATGTGAACGACTAAGAGAAAGTGCCTTTTTATTAAAAGGGCTAAAGATCGATATACGGGATGAACGTTATAATCAACATGATACGTTCTATTTTGAAAACGGCATTGAAGCATTTGTAGAATATTTGAACGAAGATAAAGAACCTTTGCATCCTGTCGCGTTTTTTGAAGGAAAACAAAACGGAATCGAAGTGGAGTTTGCTTTTCAATTTCATGACGGATTTTCGGAAAATGTTCTTTCCTTCGTCAACAATGTCCGTACAAAAGACGGGGGAACTCACGAAGCCGGAGCAAAAACGGCGATGACGCGGGTGTTTAATGATTACGCCAGAAAAGTCAATTTATTAAAAGAAAAAGATAAAAATTTAGAAGGCTCTGACGTTCGCGAAGGATTATCCGCTGTCATTTCCGTCCGGATCCCGGAAGAATTGCTTCAGTTCGAAGGCCAAACAAAAGGAAAACTTGGAACAAGCGAAGCCCGCTCCGCTGTAGATGCCGTTGTTTCCGAACAGTTATCCTACTTTTTAGAAGAAAACCCTGATATCAGTTCTTTGTTGATCAAAAAAGCCATCAAAGCGTCTCAGGCTAGAGAAGCAGCAAGAAAAGCGCGAGAAGAAGCGAGAAACGGGAAAAAACGAAAAAAATCAGATTCCATGCTGTCCGGAAAATTGACACCTGCCCAATCGCGAAATCCTAATCGTAATGAATTGTATTTGGTGGAAGGGGATTCCGCGGGCGGCTCTGCAAAACAAGGACGCGACCGGAGATTCCAAGCTGTGCTTCCGTTGCGTGGAAAAGTAATCAACACGGAAAAGGCAAAGCTTCAGGATATTTTTAAAAATGAAGAAATCAATACGATCATCCATGCCATTGGAGCCGGCGTCGGTCCTGATTTTTCTGTAGAAGACTCCAATTATGACAAAGTTATTATTATGACGGATGCCGATACGGACGGAGCGCATATTCAAGTACTTCTTCTCACGTTCTTTTATCGCTATATGAGGCCATTAATTGAAGCGGGAAAAGTATTTATCGCGCTTCCTCCTTTGTACAAGGTCAGCAAAGGAACGGGGAAAAAAGAGATAGTGGAATACGCATGGACGGAAAAGGAATTGCAGGCGGCCATTAAAAAAGTCGGCAAAGGCTATATGATTCAGCGCTATAAAGGGCTAGGCGAAATGAATGCGGACCAGCTGTGGGAAACGACTATGAATCCCGAAACAAGAACGCTCGTCCGGGTTCGAATCGATGATGCCGCCCGGGCGGAACGGCGAGTGACGACCTTGATGGGAGATAAAGTAGAGCCGCGTCGCAAATGGATTGAAAATCATGTGGCGTTTGGCCTTGAAGAAGATGTGAGTCTTCTGGAAAATGAAAATCTGTCCCATCGAGAGGAGGTTGAATAG
- a CDS encoding CoA-binding protein — protein sequence MIENPSREEIGEILKKAKRIAVVGLSNNPNRPSYEVAEAMQQAGYEIIPVNPAVDEVLGVQAVDSLTDIEGPVDIVNVFRRSEALPEIAEEFTKIDCPVFWAQLGIENEEVYRYLKEKGYTVIMNRCIKIEHAMTK from the coding sequence ATGATCGAGAATCCATCACGAGAAGAAATTGGAGAAATTTTAAAAAAAGCCAAAAGAATTGCCGTTGTGGGTCTAAGCAATAATCCGAATCGCCCCTCTTATGAAGTAGCGGAAGCGATGCAACAGGCAGGATATGAAATCATTCCCGTAAACCCAGCTGTAGATGAAGTGTTGGGTGTTCAAGCGGTCGACTCTTTAACGGATATTGAAGGGCCGGTTGACATTGTGAATGTTTTCCGTCGATCGGAGGCATTGCCGGAAATTGCGGAAGAATTTACAAAGATTGATTGTCCTGTTTTTTGGGCTCAATTAGGGATCGAAAATGAAGAAGTGTACCGATATTTAAAAGAAAAAGGCTACACCGTTATTATGAATCGCTGTATTAAAATCGAGCATGCCATGACAAAATAA
- the plsY gene encoding glycerol-3-phosphate 1-O-acyltransferase PlsY: MEYVVFILIAYLLGSIPSGLIVGKIFYGVDIREHGSGNLGATNAFRTLGIKAGSVVIIADILKGTLATLLPIWFGADLHPLIAGMAAAVGHSFPVFAGFRGGKAVATSGGVLLAYEPVLFLLLVVAFLISLYISKYVSLSSIIVSIIAVIYTFFKGDIPLIIVVLFLASFVIFRHRANVKRILNKTEPKIKWM; encoded by the coding sequence ATGGAATATGTAGTCTTTATTTTAATAGCTTATCTGCTTGGTTCCATTCCATCTGGCTTGATTGTGGGAAAGATATTTTATGGTGTGGATATCCGCGAACATGGAAGCGGAAATTTAGGAGCAACCAACGCTTTCCGCACACTTGGAATAAAAGCAGGATCTGTCGTGATTATCGCTGATATCCTAAAAGGCACGCTCGCTACTTTGCTTCCAATCTGGTTCGGTGCAGACTTGCATCCTCTGATCGCAGGTATGGCAGCTGCCGTTGGGCACAGCTTTCCCGTTTTTGCCGGATTTCGAGGAGGAAAAGCAGTGGCTACATCAGGGGGAGTACTGCTGGCGTACGAGCCGGTCTTATTCCTATTATTAGTCGTAGCCTTTTTGATTAGCTTATACATATCCAAATATGTATCGCTTTCCTCCATCATCGTTTCCATAATCGCTGTGATCTATACTTTCTTTAAAGGGGATATCCCCTTGATCATTGTCGTATTGTTCTTGGCATCCTTTGTTATTTTCCGCCACCGAGCAAACGTCAAAAGAATTCTGAATAAAACGGAGCCAAAAATTAAATGGATGTGA
- a CDS encoding HesB/YadR/YfhF family protein, with protein sequence MNIQISKKALEWFEDEMGVKKGEFVRFFARYGGSSPLHQGFSLGVSKEEPIQIGAKAEYNGVVYYVDEKDLWFFDEHDLYVDYSEKLDEPIYQYTLQS encoded by the coding sequence ATGAATATTCAGATATCCAAAAAAGCGCTTGAGTGGTTTGAGGATGAAATGGGCGTGAAAAAAGGAGAATTCGTACGATTCTTTGCCCGTTACGGCGGGTCCAGTCCGCTTCATCAAGGATTTTCACTGGGAGTTTCAAAAGAAGAACCCATCCAGATTGGAGCGAAAGCAGAATATAACGGGGTTGTATATTATGTAGATGAAAAAGACCTCTGGTTTTTCGACGAACATGATCTTTATGTGGATTATAGCGAAAAATTGGATGAACCGATTTATCAATATACGCTTCAATCGTAA